TGCTGTACTTGACTGTGCAGTTACAGGTATACCTCATCCAATAAGAGGTCAAATAGTTAAGGCTACTATAGTATTAGCTGATAATTATGAACCATCTGATGAATTAACAAAAGATATTCAAAATCATGTAAAACATGTGACAGCTCCTTATAAATATCCAAGAGCTATTGAATATGTGGATGAACTTCCTAAAACTATCAGTGGTAAAATAATGCGTAAAAAAATAAGATCTGAGGATGAATTAAAATATAAAGAATAATATTTTTCATATTATCTTTTATTTTTTTGAATATTTTTTAATGTTTCAATAAATTTCGGATTTCTTAGTTTGTAATAAATCCAAACACCTTTTTTTGTAGATTTAATTAATTTTGCTTTTTTTAGTATTTTTAAGTGGTGTGATATTGTTGGCTGGGATTTATCTAGTTCCGTTTGTATTCTCTGAGTACACAATTCGTGTCCTTCAAGAAGATAGAGTATACTTAGTCTAGTAGGATCAGCAATAGCTTTAAAAAGGTCTACTTGTTCTTCTAATGTGTCATCATCTGGTAGATGAAATTTCTCATCAGAGGAACCACATATTTTATTTGAATTGTTTCTATCTTCAGTCATAACATTATATTTATTTTTTTTAATATATTATACTCTCTTTTTACTTATAATTTTGTTAAATATTTAAATATGTCTATATTAATTATTTTTTTAATAAATCACTAAAAACACAATCACCATAATACTTACAATATCCTACAATAATATTAATAATATTACTAAAGTATTTCATTTAAACTAAGCTATCTTAAATAATATTTAAGAGAAGTAAATAAACAACAAATTTACTAAAAAGAATATAGACCATCCAATATTTATTTTCAAAAAAAAGATTATTTATAAGGAGGTGAATTAATTATGTCTACTAATAAGTTCATCAAACACATCATCAATAGGAATTCCTTTATAAGCAAGAATTACTAAAGTGAAAAATATTAAATCAGCTGACTCATGAACAAGATCCTCATTATTCTTAGCAGCTAAAATAACTTCAGTAGCCTCCTCACCTAGCTTTTCAAGAATCTTATCCTCTGCTTTTTTATCAGAATCTTTCATTAACTTAGATGTATATGAATCTATAGGATTTTCTTTTCTATCAATTAATGTATTATATACTTCTCTAATAATTTCATCTTTCATAATTTCACTTCTTAATAGTTGTATTTTTATCTCTTAAACTACCAGTAATAGCAATCAAAGGATGCTGAGCATCAGAAATAATTTCAATATCCTCTAATGAGTAAATACCTGCTTTTTCAGCAGTTTTTTCAATACCCAATTTTATCTGTTTATTCATTTTAATGACATATGCCATAATTTCTGAACAACCCATCTGATTAGAAGCAACTAACCTATGATGACCATCAACCACGAGGTATTTATGTTCACCTGTCTGAACAACGATGATAGGTTCAGCTAAACCTCTTTCAATTTCATAGGTTCTGCCCTGTAATTCATCAGCATAAACCTTATCCTGTGTAGGTTTCAACTCACTAATTTTAACTTTTTCTTTAGTAAGATACGTCTTAATACCATACAATTGTTCAAGAGTGCCCCTGTACTGGTTAACCTTTTCAGGTGTTGATCTTTCAATATGAGAACGAAGAATATCTGTATTAGTAATAATACCTAGAACCTTTTTATTCTCATTAGTTACAGGTAATCTTGATATTCCCATACGAAACATTACACGTGATGCATCACTAATAGATAAATCCTCATTAGCAATAACGATATCTCTAGACATCATATCTCTAACAGTTGGCTTAGCATCACGAATAAGAAGATCTGAAGCAGTGATTATTCCTACAATTTGATCATTTTCTTCAACTGGAAATCCATCGTGTCCAGTTTCTTTGATGATATTTTTTATCTCTGATATAGGCATGTCTGGATTTACTGTTATAACATTACGTGTCATGTAATCTTTTACTTTCTTGTAATCACTCATCATTATCCCTCCTTATTATTTTTTTTATAAATTAAAGATTAATAAAATCATAATTGATTTAATTTATCTCTAATCATCTTATTGGTTTCCCCTGCGTTAGCTTTACCCCTTGTTAATCTCATTACTTGTCCAACAAGGAAGTTAACAGCATTTTCTTTACCATTCTTGTAGTCTTCTACAGCATTAGGATTTTCATTTATAGCTTGATCAATAGCTTGTGCTATTGCATCATCTTCTACAACACCTATTATATCCATTTCTTTACCAATTTCGGTAGGTGTTTTATCATTATTAGGCATTTGTTCAATGAGTTTATGTGCAGCTTCAGGAGTTACCTGTTTGGATTCAATTAAGTTGATTAATTCAACAATATCTGAAGGTGTTATTTTACTTTCAGCATATCTTATTTTATTATAGTGTAATACACGTTTTAACTCATCTCTCATTAATCTAGCAGCAGTATTAGGGTCTACTTCTTTACATACTTCTTCAAATGCATCTGCTAACTCTAATTCTGATGTTAATACCTTTGCATCTGCTTCGTCTATTCCGTATTCTTCTACAAATCTTGCTGTTTTGAGATGTGCTGGTTCAGGCATGTTTTCTCTTATTTCTTCTACATGTGCTGGGTCTATTTTGAGTGGTGGAAGATCTGGATCTGGTATGTATCTGTAATCATCTGCATCCTCTTTTAATCTCATAGGAACGGTAATCATCTGAGATTCTAGATATGCACGAGTTTCCTGTTGAACTTCTCCTCCTCTACGGAGTATGTTTTTCTGTCGTATTAATTCGAATTTAAGAACTTTGTATGCTCCTTTAATAGAGTTAACGTTTTTAACTTCTGCTCTTTTTCCACCTTCAATAGAAATGTTAACGTCAGCTCTCATAGTACCTTCACCACGTGCACTACCACTGTATTCTAGTACACGTATTAATTCATTTAGGAAGCTTCTTGCTTCTTCTGGTGATTTCATATCCGGCTCTGTAACAATTTCTATAAGCGGTATACCTGACCTATTAAAGTCCACAGTACCTCTATCAGGTTTGTACTGTCCTGGATCTTCTTCAACGTGTATTTCATGGATTCTTACACCATTAAGTTCTCCTTTAATTCCAACAGGTACAGATGTTCTTTGGTATCCACTTGATAAATCAGGGTAATCATAGTGTTTTCTCATAAAGTATATAATTTCATCTGAAATTTCACAGCCTAACATTAATGCCACTTTAATAGCATTATCTAATGCTGCTTGGTTAGGTGGATATGGTTTTGCACCTGGCTGGTTTAAACATACTGGACATATGTTTGTATTGTTTGCTGCTGACTGGTAATTTGTAGGACAACTACAAAATAGTTTTGAATTAGTGTTTAATTGTACGTGGATTTCAAGACCACACATCATATCTGTAATAATGATTCCTCCAGTTATAAATAATCTTTTTAATATAATTAAAAATTTTCCTATTATTTCTTTAAATAATTAAGTATATGTTTATCTTTGAAGTTCTATTAATTTAAATTTTTAGTTTTCATAAATTATTTTTTCATTTCAACAGTAGTATAAAAAATATCTTTTCTTTTATCATGAAAAAAAATAGTAAATATGTCTAACTGTTATGAATCCGGGAAAATTGGGATGATTTATTAATAGGTATTACCTTTTATTAAAATAATAGTCTTCCATTAGAACTTAAAAAAAGTAGGGGGGATGGAATTAATGAAAATTAATATACATTCCTATGGTGCAATTGAGTATAAAACCCAAGAAGAATAGAAATGATCCCATTCCATGTCTTAAAATCAATAGGAAACAACCTATCCCATACATCAGGAAAAAGCATAATCACTGATATAAAAATACCACATAATAATATTAAGGAGAGATAAATCCTCCAGCATAACTTCTCATAGAACCTACAATAACTGATAAAACTCCTGTTAACACGGCAAGAAGGATATATTTATCTGTGGAATAACGATTTGAATCAAATTCAAATAAAATACTTAAATATGATTTAGGTTTAGGTAATCCTCTAACACTAAACACCTCCTTCCTAATATACGTTATGAAAATAAGAAAGATTGCGTAAGCATTACCAAATATAACAGCGTAAAACATTGTATCGTTTAAACCTAATAAAATCGCTGTAATATTTATCACGAACATGGTTAAAAAATATACCATGTAAATAAATATCCTATTCTTGTCATATTATAATTAATTTCCTGTGGGTCGTGTGGTATATCCATATCTATATCATATACAGTTATTCCACACATTTCACCTAGAATACTAAAGAATTTAGGATATTTTTGACTAATATAAGCTAATGTTACTAAAGGAATCACGAGAATAGCAACGGATAACAACCCCATCATATCACCATACTTATTTTCTTAGCTTCTGGGTCTCCAGGTACGTTCATATATCTTTTATCAATATTGCTAGAATTTTCTATATTATCTGCTGATACAGCAGAAATTGTGCATAAAAGTAGTAATAGTATTATGGTTATTTGAAATATTTTTTTTCATTATATTATATAACTCCATAATTGAATTAATAAACTAAATTTAACTAAAAATTAAAATCAATTAAATATTTGTTTATAATGATATAAAAATTCTTGTGTACCTGTTATTTAGGAAAATTATTGGTTTTCTACATTGTATTATCATTATAAAAATTAAACACTATTAAAAAAAGAAGGTAGGGGGTTATAAGTTTTATATTTAACAGATTCACATCTTTTAATTATATTTTTTTAATGTCTAGATTTTCATGACACATGTCAATGTATCTCTGAATAAATGGGTCTAGTTCTGGTCTTAAATTATTTTCCTTTTCTAATAAACTTAAATCAGAAAAACTACCTTTAAGGTTTTTATCAGCCCATTTAACTTCTTCTTCTACTCTTCTACCATACCTGTTACCATACATTTTGAATAGGGGGAATTTTGTTAAACCATTACTTCCTGCTTTTAGTAGTACTCCAATGTTGGCTAAGTTATCTGTCCAGGTACCTGTTATTATTTCTATATTAGGGAATCTTATTCTTACGGCAGCAACTATACTAGCATAGTATAGTGAAGCTGGTTGCGGGGTTAAATGATATTCTGTTGCAGGATGTGGATTTAGTGAATAAAATATTATTCTATCAATATCTAATTCTTCTATTAAATCAAATAAATCATTTAAATGTTCTATTTCTTCACCAAGACCTATTATGATTGTTATTGCTTTCTTGTAGCCAAGTTCTCCAGCCTGATTTAACATTTTTTTAATGTCATCAATAGATTTACTAGGACATACGTAGTTATGGAATTCAGGATTAGCGGTTTCTATTGCACCAGTTACTCCTACAATTTCATCATCATACTGATCTAATTCATCTGTTATACCAATGTTTAACCATACTGGATTAGCTGTAATATCATAAATTGTCTCACAAATTTCCTTTAATTCACTTGTTGAATATACTCCATATCCACCTGATAGAAATTCTATATTCCAACCCATACGTTTAGTAAGTTCTGCTTCTGCATATATTCCTTTAACATGGCGTTTTGCTTTTTCTGGATTTTTTATTCTGTCTTTTTGTGAAGACATATAACAGAATTTACAATCTCCTTTTTCGCACCACCATGATAAGAATATAGCTCTTTCAAGACTAATATCTTTTCCATGAATTCTTTCAGTTATTTTGTTGGCTTCTATAAGTAAATCAAATATTTCTTTATTCTTAACTTTTTCAATTATATCCATGTGAATAAATTCTCCTAATATAACATATCCTTATTTTATTATTTGTTGTTTATTAAGTATAATTAATATTCTATTTTTTTCATTATTTTCTTTGAAATTTTTGTATTTGAGTATACCACAAGGTTTATATACTAAGAGAACAAATATTATATTGTACTGTCAAAGCAGTTATACTAATTCTAGAGTTTTGACAGATAGGTTTATATATTAAGAGATATAAATAAACTATTGTAAGCTAAAGATAGATGCCGTCGTGGCTCAGTAGGTAGAGCGTTCGGCTGTTAACCGATTGGTCACAGGTTCAAGTCCTGTCGACGGCGCTATAATTGGGCCCATAGCTTAGCCAGGTAGAGCGCCCGGCTCATAACCGGGCGGCCATGGGTTCGAACCCCATTGGGCCCATTTAAACTTATAATTTAAGATTTTTTGCTCCGATAGTGTAGTCCGGCCAATCATTTCGGCCTTTCGAGCCGAAGACTCGGGTTCGAATCCCGGTCGGAGCATTTTCTAGAATCATATTATTTAACAATTTATCATTAACATTGAGTTCTAGATTGTATTAGCAAATACAACATTCCTATATATAAAGTATGCGGAAATATTTTATATGCGGGGGTGCCCGAGCTGGCCAAAGGGGACAGGCTTAGGACCTGTTGGCGTAGGCCTCCCAGGGTTCGAATCCCTGCTCCCG
This genomic interval from Candidatus Methanosphaera massiliense contains the following:
- a CDS encoding radical SAM protein; protein product: MDIIEKVKNKEIFDLLIEANKITERIHGKDISLERAIFLSWWCEKGDCKFCYMSSQKDRIKNPEKAKRHVKGIYAEAELTKRMGWNIEFLSGGYGVYSTSELKEICETIYDITANPVWLNIGITDELDQYDDEIVGVTGAIETANPEFHNYVCPSKSIDDIKKMLNQAGELGYKKAITIIIGLGEEIEHLNDLFDLIEELDIDRIIFYSLNPHPATEYHLTPQPASLYYASIVAAVRIRFPNIEIITGTWTDNLANIGVLLKAGSNGLTKFPLFKMYGNRYGRRVEEEVKWADKNLKGSFSDLSLLEKENNLRPELDPFIQRYIDMCHENLDIKKI
- the hisE gene encoding phosphoribosyl-ATP diphosphatase, which encodes MMKDEIIREVYNTLIDRKENPIDSYTSKLMKDSDKKAEDKILEKLGEEATEVILAAKNNEDLVHESADLIFFTLVILAYKGIPIDDVFDELISRHN
- a CDS encoding CBS domain-containing ParB/RepB/Spo0J family partition protein, which encodes MSDYKKVKDYMTRNVITVNPDMPISEIKNIIKETGHDGFPVEENDQIVGIITASDLLIRDAKPTVRDMMSRDIVIANEDLSISDASRVMFRMGISRLPVTNENKKVLGIITNTDILRSHIERSTPEKVNQYRGTLEQLYGIKTYLTKEKVKISELKPTQDKVYADELQGRTYEIERGLAEPIIVVQTGEHKYLVVDGHHRLVASNQMGCSEIMAYVIKMNKQIKLGIEKTAEKAGIYSLEDIEIISDAQHPLIAITGSLRDKNTTIKK
- the gatB gene encoding Asp-tRNA(Asn)/Glu-tRNA(Gln) amidotransferase subunit GatB, whose product is MMCGLEIHVQLNTNSKLFCSCPTNYQSAANNTNICPVCLNQPGAKPYPPNQAALDNAIKVALMLGCEISDEIIYFMRKHYDYPDLSSGYQRTSVPVGIKGELNGVRIHEIHVEEDPGQYKPDRGTVDFNRSGIPLIEIVTEPDMKSPEEARSFLNELIRVLEYSGSARGEGTMRADVNISIEGGKRAEVKNVNSIKGAYKVLKFELIRQKNILRRGGEVQQETRAYLESQMITVPMRLKEDADDYRYIPDPDLPPLKIDPAHVEEIRENMPEPAHLKTARFVEEYGIDEADAKVLTSELELADAFEEVCKEVDPNTAARLMRDELKRVLHYNKIRYAESKITPSDIVELINLIESKQVTPEAAHKLIEQMPNNDKTPTEIGKEMDIIGVVEDDAIAQAIDQAINENPNAVEDYKNGKENAVNFLVGQVMRLTRGKANAGETNKMIRDKLNQL
- a CDS encoding ArsR/SmtB family transcription factor: MTEDRNNSNKICGSSDEKFHLPDDDTLEEQVDLFKAIADPTRLSILYLLEGHELCTQRIQTELDKSQPTISHHLKILKKAKLIKSTKKGVWIYYKLRNPKFIETLKNIQKNKR